One segment of Niveibacterium microcysteis DNA contains the following:
- a CDS encoding GH1 family beta-glucosidase: MNPTASPLCEALTKQPFPADFVWGVATSAYQIEGAANEGGRGLSIWDVFAGESGKVAGGDTGDVACDHYHRYREDVALMQQLNIDAYRFSIAWPRVQPDGAGAWNEQGWDFYARLLDALDEAGIAAHATLYHWDLPQALEDKGGWRNRDTAARFADYAAEFARRFGSRVKTIATHNEPLCTAMIGHEEGRFAPGLKDRKAAYQVAHNLLLSHGLAMRAMRAVGASAALGIVLNQSPAYPAAATEEARGAARLADAMVNRLFMDPLFRGAYPADLLAHLGADAPDVQPGDMALIGAPMDFLGINYYSRIWAGAAGERAPCELGVTDMGWEIYPQGFTEHLVRISRDYSPPPIYITENGCACADVLEGDAVHDSGRVDFLARHLEALRAAIALGADVRGYFHWSLLDNFEWDSGYAKRFGLIYVDYATQRRVLKDSARWYAAYITAQRNGATTQG, from the coding sequence ATGAACCCGACAGCCTCTCCTCTGTGCGAAGCCCTCACGAAGCAGCCGTTTCCGGCTGACTTTGTGTGGGGTGTCGCAACGAGCGCTTATCAGATCGAAGGCGCCGCCAACGAAGGCGGGCGCGGCCTGTCGATCTGGGATGTGTTCGCCGGTGAGTCGGGCAAGGTGGCGGGTGGCGACACCGGTGATGTGGCGTGCGACCACTACCACCGCTATCGCGAAGATGTCGCGTTGATGCAGCAGCTGAACATCGACGCGTATCGTTTCTCGATCGCCTGGCCGCGGGTGCAGCCCGACGGCGCTGGTGCCTGGAACGAGCAGGGCTGGGACTTCTACGCGCGTTTGCTCGACGCGCTCGACGAAGCAGGCATCGCCGCGCATGCCACGCTGTATCACTGGGATCTGCCGCAAGCGCTGGAAGATAAGGGCGGCTGGCGCAACCGCGACACGGCGGCCCGATTCGCGGACTACGCGGCGGAGTTCGCCCGTCGCTTCGGCAGCCGCGTGAAGACGATCGCGACGCACAACGAACCGCTGTGCACCGCGATGATCGGTCACGAAGAAGGGCGCTTTGCGCCGGGCCTGAAAGACCGCAAGGCGGCCTACCAGGTCGCCCACAACCTGCTGCTGTCACATGGCTTGGCGATGCGCGCGATGCGTGCCGTCGGCGCGAGTGCTGCGCTGGGCATCGTGCTCAACCAGTCGCCGGCGTATCCGGCAGCTGCGACCGAGGAGGCTCGCGGTGCTGCGCGCCTGGCCGATGCGATGGTGAATCGCCTGTTCATGGACCCGCTGTTCCGCGGCGCCTACCCGGCCGACCTGCTCGCTCACCTGGGCGCCGATGCGCCGGATGTGCAGCCCGGCGACATGGCCCTTATCGGCGCGCCGATGGATTTCCTCGGCATCAATTACTACAGCCGCATCTGGGCTGGCGCCGCCGGCGAGCGCGCGCCGTGCGAGCTGGGCGTGACCGACATGGGTTGGGAGATCTACCCGCAAGGCTTCACCGAGCATCTGGTGCGGATCTCCCGCGACTACAGCCCGCCGCCGATCTACATCACCGAGAACGGCTGTGCATGTGCCGACGTCCTCGAAGGCGATGCGGTGCACGACAGCGGCCGGGTCGATTTTCTCGCCCGCCATCTCGAAGCCCTGCGCGCGGCGATTGCGCTCGGCGCGGATGTGCGTGGCTACTTCCACTGGAGCCTGCTCGACAACTTTGAATGGGACTCGGGCTACGCCAAACGCTTCGGTCTGATTTATGTGGATTACGCGACCCAGCGTCGCGTACTCAAGGACAGCGCGCGCTGGTACGCCGCTTACATCACCGCGCAACGAAACGGCGCGACGACGCAGGGATAG
- a CDS encoding carbohydrate ABC transporter permease, with the protein MAIVTKRVSPTRWFAYFIVAAGSIIMLAPFWFMFVFATHTNTEILSVPPPVWFGDAFVGNLNLLLDKLPFFWKNLGWSFYIAIAVTVLNLFFCSLAGYAFAMYHFKYKERLFAVIMATVMLPSFVGMIPTALVMSWLGWMNQPKALIIPGACGAFGIFMMRQYISSAIPRELTEAARIDGCSEFGIYWRIVLPLITPALGTLGLVTFIGTWNNFAGPLIVIRDMEMFTVPLALRALQGTGQVPWGAISAGSAIAVLPLLVIFVISSRRLIAGLTSGAIKG; encoded by the coding sequence ATGGCTATCGTCACAAAGCGCGTGAGCCCGACCCGTTGGTTTGCGTATTTCATCGTCGCCGCGGGCTCGATCATCATGCTTGCGCCGTTCTGGTTCATGTTCGTGTTCGCTACGCACACGAACACCGAAATCCTATCGGTGCCGCCCCCGGTGTGGTTCGGCGACGCGTTTGTCGGCAACCTCAATCTGCTGCTCGATAAGCTGCCGTTCTTCTGGAAGAACCTCGGCTGGAGCTTCTATATCGCGATTGCGGTCACCGTGCTGAACCTGTTCTTCTGCTCGCTCGCCGGCTATGCGTTTGCGATGTACCACTTCAAGTACAAGGAGCGCTTGTTCGCGGTGATCATGGCCACGGTGATGCTGCCGTCCTTCGTCGGCATGATCCCGACCGCTCTGGTGATGAGCTGGCTCGGCTGGATGAACCAGCCCAAGGCGCTGATCATTCCGGGCGCTTGCGGAGCCTTCGGCATCTTCATGATGCGCCAGTACATCAGCTCGGCGATTCCGCGTGAGCTGACCGAAGCGGCGCGCATCGATGGCTGCAGCGAGTTCGGCATCTACTGGCGCATCGTGCTGCCGCTGATCACACCGGCACTCGGCACGCTGGGGCTCGTCACCTTCATCGGCACCTGGAACAACTTCGCCGGCCCGCTGATCGTGATCCGCGACATGGAAATGTTCACCGTGCCGCTAGCGCTGCGTGCGCTGCAAGGTACCGGCCAAGTGCCGTGGGGTGCGATCTCCGCCGGTTCTGCGATTGCTGTGCTGCCGTTGCTGGTGATCTTCGTGATCTCGTCGCGTCGCCTGATCGCGGGCCTCACTTCGGGTGCCATCAAGGGCTGA
- a CDS encoding DUF4380 domain-containing protein → MSVTSPSIPMHGAQLQRLQWLVAGDLALGVDVAKGGRIVSFSRNGEEILTPASVHPDNYGSTLWDSPQRTWDWPPRPVLDTQPYLTSREGDTLVLESGVDPSGLQFTKRIRAEPSAERIELEYRITNRGDAPVHVAPWEVTRTTGGLSFFPFEAAEGLPETDLHPVIKQDGICWYPFAPAVLEKGRKLFELGREGWLAHVGSGQRLLFVKTFPVTPLESFAPGQGAIEIWGHDDALYVELENHGPYVQLAPGEALSYPVCWYLEPLPAELRVGVGEPGLVALARRIAAR, encoded by the coding sequence ATGTCTGTTACCTCCCCCTCGATTCCGATGCATGGCGCCCAGCTGCAGCGGTTGCAATGGCTTGTGGCCGGCGACCTTGCCCTGGGTGTCGATGTCGCCAAGGGCGGGCGGATCGTTTCTTTCTCGCGCAACGGCGAAGAGATCCTGACCCCCGCTTCGGTCCACCCCGACAACTATGGCTCCACGCTCTGGGATTCCCCGCAGCGCACCTGGGACTGGCCGCCGCGCCCGGTGCTCGATACGCAGCCCTACCTCACCAGCCGCGAGGGCGACACACTGGTGCTTGAAAGCGGGGTCGACCCGAGTGGCCTTCAATTCACCAAGCGCATTCGCGCTGAGCCCAGTGCCGAGCGGATCGAGCTGGAATACCGCATCACCAACCGGGGCGATGCGCCGGTGCACGTGGCGCCGTGGGAAGTGACCCGCACCACGGGCGGCCTGAGCTTCTTTCCGTTCGAGGCTGCCGAAGGGCTGCCGGAGACTGACCTGCATCCCGTCATCAAGCAGGACGGCATCTGCTGGTACCCGTTCGCGCCGGCGGTACTTGAGAAAGGGCGCAAGCTCTTCGAGCTGGGGCGTGAGGGTTGGCTGGCGCATGTAGGCAGCGGGCAGCGATTGCTATTCGTCAAAACCTTCCCGGTCACACCGCTTGAGTCCTTTGCGCCGGGCCAGGGCGCAATCGAGATCTGGGGGCACGACGACGCGCTCTATGTCGAGCTGGAGAATCACGGCCCCTACGTGCAGCTCGCACCGGGCGAAGCGCTCAGCTACCCGGTGTGCTGGTATCTCGAGCCGCTGCCGGCCGAGTTGCGTGTGGGCGTCGGTGAGCCTGGGCTGGTGGCCTTGGCACGGCGCATCGCTGCGCGCTGA
- a CDS encoding ABC transporter ATP-binding protein, with the protein MSSVSLRKISKRYDSEGPEIVKRLSLDVHDGEFMVFVGPSGCGKSTMLRMIAGLEDITDGDLMIDGVRANDIQPSQRGVAMVFQSYALYPHMTVGENMGFALKLAGKPKEEVKAAVGRAAEILQISHLLDRRPKALSGGQRQRVAIGRSIVRKPKVFLFDEPLSNLDAALRVQMRIELAKLHAELKTTMIYVTHDQVEAMTLGDRIAVFNGGKVEQVGRPLDLYSRPVNQFVGAFLGSPQMNFIECRAGVLRGDALDLHFGDVVRSVPLAGMAAPSNGDPLQLGVRPEDLLVVNEGLGLPATVDLVEHLGDATIVYATDVVSRQSLTLKAADYPAEVKAGARIGLMPRIGSFHLFAADGRSLTRQ; encoded by the coding sequence ATGTCGAGTGTTTCTCTTCGAAAGATCAGCAAGCGTTATGACAGCGAGGGGCCGGAGATCGTCAAGCGACTCAGCCTCGATGTGCATGACGGCGAGTTCATGGTTTTCGTCGGGCCGTCCGGCTGCGGCAAGTCCACGATGCTGCGCATGATTGCCGGCCTCGAGGACATCACCGACGGTGACCTGATGATCGACGGCGTGCGCGCCAACGATATCCAGCCCTCCCAGCGCGGCGTCGCGATGGTGTTCCAGAGCTATGCGCTGTACCCGCACATGACGGTTGGCGAGAACATGGGCTTCGCGCTCAAGCTCGCCGGCAAGCCGAAGGAAGAAGTGAAAGCCGCCGTCGGCCGCGCGGCCGAGATCCTGCAGATTTCGCACTTGCTCGACCGCAGGCCCAAGGCCTTGTCGGGCGGCCAGCGTCAGCGCGTCGCGATCGGTCGATCGATCGTGCGCAAGCCGAAAGTATTCCTGTTCGATGAGCCGCTTTCCAACCTCGACGCCGCGCTGCGCGTGCAGATGCGGATCGAACTTGCGAAGCTGCATGCCGAACTGAAGACCACGATGATCTACGTGACCCACGATCAGGTCGAAGCGATGACGCTCGGTGACCGTATCGCGGTCTTCAATGGCGGCAAGGTGGAGCAGGTCGGTCGTCCGCTCGATCTGTACAGCCGGCCGGTGAATCAGTTCGTCGGCGCCTTCCTCGGCAGCCCGCAGATGAACTTCATCGAATGCCGCGCCGGCGTGCTGCGCGGTGACGCGCTCGATCTGCACTTCGGCGATGTCGTTCGCAGCGTGCCGCTCGCCGGCATGGCCGCGCCGAGCAACGGTGACCCACTGCAACTCGGTGTTCGTCCCGAGGATCTGCTGGTGGTCAACGAAGGTCTTGGGCTCCCGGCCACGGTCGATCTGGTCGAGCATCTGGGTGACGCGACGATCGTGTATGCAACCGATGTCGTGTCGCGTCAGTCGCTCACGCTGAAGGCTGCGGACTACCCGGCCGAGGTGAAGGCCGGCGCCCGCATCGGGCTGATGCCGCGCATCGGCAGCTTCCACCTGTTTGCGGCTGATGGCCGCAGCCTGACGCGCCAGTAA
- a CDS encoding carbohydrate ABC transporter permease, producing MSITRSGAAAPAKSRRRLQPWEWAPYVFISPFFILFLCFGLFPLLFSVWLSFHSWDAATGLGGMVWVGIENYEFVLGDEWFHKSLFNTFWLAIASGLPQHLIAIPLAFFAHTYLAKYRNTVVGIYFLPFITSSVAIALVFNSLFSRDFGIVNLVLTSVGNFEVAGLHPLAWLFPTSNIDWGQPQYTKPMIAFVVFWRYVGWNTVLYLSALQTIPHDLYEAATIDGASRRQQFWYITLPLLKPMMFLAVTMTIIGNLQLFEEPFIITGGTGGLDQAGKTAAMHMYNTAFVDSDFGTASAVAWVLFMLIALLTVANNKLFSQKD from the coding sequence ATGTCTATCACTCGGTCGGGTGCTGCTGCGCCCGCGAAAAGCCGCCGCAGGCTGCAGCCTTGGGAATGGGCACCCTATGTGTTCATCAGCCCGTTCTTCATCCTGTTCCTGTGCTTCGGGCTCTTCCCGCTGCTGTTCTCCGTCTGGCTTTCGTTCCACTCCTGGGATGCTGCAACCGGCCTCGGTGGCATGGTCTGGGTCGGCATCGAAAACTACGAATTCGTGCTGGGCGATGAGTGGTTCCACAAGTCGCTCTTCAACACCTTCTGGCTCGCCATCGCCTCGGGTCTGCCGCAGCACCTGATCGCGATCCCGCTGGCTTTCTTCGCGCATACCTACCTGGCGAAATACCGCAACACCGTGGTCGGCATCTACTTTCTGCCGTTCATCACGTCGAGCGTTGCGATTGCGCTGGTCTTCAACTCGCTGTTCTCGCGTGACTTCGGCATCGTCAACCTGGTGCTGACGTCAGTCGGCAACTTTGAAGTCGCCGGCCTCCATCCACTTGCATGGCTGTTCCCGACGTCCAACATCGATTGGGGCCAACCGCAATACACGAAGCCGATGATCGCCTTCGTCGTGTTCTGGCGTTACGTCGGTTGGAACACGGTGCTCTATCTCTCCGCGCTGCAGACGATTCCGCACGATCTGTACGAAGCTGCAACGATCGACGGCGCCTCGCGTCGCCAGCAGTTCTGGTACATCACGCTGCCGCTGCTCAAGCCAATGATGTTCCTGGCGGTGACGATGACCATCATCGGCAACCTGCAGCTGTTCGAAGAGCCTTTCATCATCACCGGTGGCACGGGTGGCCTGGATCAGGCCGGCAAGACCGCCGCGATGCACATGTACAACACCGCCTTCGTCGACAGCGACTTCGGCACCGCCAGCGCCGTTGCGTGGGTGCTCTTCATGTTGATCGCACTGCTGACGGTGGCGAACAACAAGCTCTTTTCGCAGAAGGATTGA
- a CDS encoding ABC transporter substrate-binding protein: MRVLIKRRVIAAAVLAGLCGSAADAATTITVAAFPALDAAVKAAIPLYKKLHPDVEIKLVSLAYADHHVAMTTSLATGANLPDVMAVEVGFIGKFAESGGLEDLGKPPYNAAQFKDKFARFTVPQATGPNGSLAAIPADIGPGTLLYRKDLMDKAGVTEADLTKSWESYIESGKKLKAATGAYLVASAADIKDIYIRSGLKDGEGVYFDKAGKSVVDTPRFVKAFELAKAAHTAGVDGKISAWSNEWSEGFKRGQIGTQMMGAWLAGHLQTWLAPNTKGAWRAAQLPAGAFASWGGSFYAIPTKAAHKPEAWEFIKFLTLDKNMQIESFRKLDAFPALIEAQNDPFIDQPIDFLGGQKARQLWKVAAEKIPAIDVDKYDSIAQEIVNAELEKVIEQNKDIPKALADAKALIERRARRR, encoded by the coding sequence ATGCGTGTATTGATCAAGCGCCGCGTCATTGCGGCGGCCGTTTTGGCCGGACTGTGCGGATCGGCGGCAGACGCCGCGACGACCATCACGGTTGCGGCATTCCCCGCCCTTGATGCGGCGGTGAAGGCGGCGATTCCCCTCTACAAGAAGCTGCATCCGGATGTCGAGATCAAGCTGGTGAGCCTGGCCTACGCCGACCACCATGTGGCGATGACCACCTCGCTCGCGACCGGTGCCAACCTGCCGGACGTGATGGCGGTTGAAGTGGGTTTCATCGGCAAGTTTGCCGAATCGGGCGGCCTGGAAGACCTGGGCAAGCCGCCGTACAACGCGGCGCAGTTCAAGGACAAGTTCGCGCGCTTCACCGTGCCGCAAGCCACCGGCCCCAACGGCAGCCTTGCTGCAATTCCGGCTGACATCGGCCCCGGCACGCTGCTGTATCGCAAGGATCTGATGGACAAGGCCGGCGTAACCGAAGCCGACCTGACCAAGAGCTGGGAGTCGTACATCGAGTCCGGCAAGAAGCTCAAGGCCGCCACCGGGGCCTACCTGGTCGCCAGCGCTGCGGACATCAAGGACATCTACATCCGCTCGGGCCTGAAGGATGGCGAAGGCGTGTACTTCGACAAGGCCGGCAAGAGCGTGGTCGATACGCCGCGCTTCGTGAAGGCTTTCGAGTTGGCCAAGGCGGCGCACACCGCCGGTGTCGACGGCAAGATCAGCGCGTGGAGCAATGAGTGGTCCGAGGGCTTCAAGCGCGGCCAGATCGGTACGCAGATGATGGGTGCCTGGCTCGCCGGCCACCTGCAGACCTGGCTTGCACCGAACACCAAGGGTGCCTGGCGTGCCGCGCAGCTGCCGGCGGGTGCCTTCGCGTCGTGGGGCGGTTCGTTCTATGCGATCCCGACCAAGGCGGCGCATAAGCCGGAGGCTTGGGAGTTCATCAAGTTCCTCACGCTCGACAAGAACATGCAGATCGAGTCGTTCCGCAAGCTGGACGCCTTCCCTGCCCTGATCGAAGCTCAGAACGATCCGTTCATCGATCAGCCGATTGACTTCCTCGGTGGCCAGAAGGCTCGCCAGTTGTGGAAGGTTGCGGCGGAGAAGATCCCGGCCATCGATGTCGACAAGTACGACTCGATCGCGCAGGAAATCGTGAATGCCGAGCTCGAGAAGGTGATCGAGCAGAACAAGGACATTCCGAAGGCGCTGGCTGACGCCAAGGCGTTGATCGAGCGACGCGCCCGCCGACGCTAA